CGTGGAAACCGAAAACGTCCCGAAGCCCGAGATGTTAACCCGGTCGCCCTGCTTGAGCGCAACGACGATGTCGTCGAGCAAAATGTTGACCGCCTTCTCGGCTTCGGCCTTGTTCAGGTTGAGCTTGCTGGCGAGCCCTTCGATAAGTTCGGCCTTCGTCATTTACCCGCTCCGGCCGCAATCGGCCTTGCTGGTTGGGCTGCGGCGGCGCACAGGCTGCGCGCGGCGCCTCTGGTTATGCTTTCCCTCACGACAGGTTCGGCGACGGGGCGCTGGTGTCGCGCTCATCGTCCTCGTCCGACAGGTCCTCTTTGCTCTCCGGCTCGGCGCCGAAGTCGAGCGTCGGCTTGGGTTTGAAGAACGCCTCGGGGTCGGCGAGCACCAGCGCGTGGCGCAGGACCTCGTCCATGTGCTCGACCTGGACCAGCGCGATGTTCTTGAGGATCTGCTGCGGAATCTCCTCGACGTCCTTGGCGTTTTCCTTCGGAATCAGCACGGTCTTGATACCGCCGCGATGGGCCGCAAGCACCTTTTCCTTGAGCCCGCCGATCGGCAGCACCCGCCCGCGCAGCGTGATCTCGCCGGTCATCGCGACGTCGTTGCGCACCGTGACCCGGCACAGCGCCGAAACCAGCGCGGTTGCCAGCGTGATGCCGGCCGAAGGGCCGTCCTTGGGCGTGGCGCCCTCGGGGATATGAATGTGAATGTCGATCTTCTGGTAGAAGTTCGGCGCCAGCCCCAGCGCCTCGGCGCGCGAGCGCACGTACGACATCGCGGCCTGCGCGCTCTCCTGCATGATCTCGCCGAGCTGGCCGGTGACGGTCAACTTGCCGCGGCCGGGGACGATGGTGACTTCGACGTTGAGCAGCTCGCCGCCCATTTCGGTCCACGCCAACCCCGTTGCCACGCCCACCTGGGGCTCGGTCTCGGCCATCCCGTAGCGGAAGCGCGGCGGCCCGAGGTACTTGGCCAGGCTGGAGGCCGACACCTTGACCCGCGCGCTGCGGTCGGTCTTGACCACCTCGACCGCGACCTTGCGGCAGATCGAGGCGATCTCACGCTCGAGGTTGCGCACGCCGGCCTCGCGCGTGTAGCGGCGGATGATCTGGAGGATCGCCTGGTCGGAGAACTCGATGTTCTCCTCCTTGAGCCCGTTGGCCTCGCGTTGTTTGCGCACGAGGTAGCGCTTGGCGATGTTGAGCTTCTCGGCTTCGGTGTAGCCCGGGATGCGGATGATTTCCATCCGGTCCTGCAACGGGCGCGGGATGCGCTCGAGGGTGTTGGCCGTGGTGACGAACATCACCTTGGAGAGGTCGTAGTCGCAGTCGAGGTAGTGGTCGTTGAAGTTGCAGTTCTGCTCGGGATCGAGCACTTCGAGCAGCGCCGAGGAAGGGTCGCCGCGGAAGTCGGTCGACATCTTGTCAACTTCGTCCAGCAGCATCACCGGATTGCCCGAGCCGGCCTTGCGCATGCACTGGATAATCTTGCCCGGCAGCGCGCCGATGTAGGTGCGGCGATGGCCGCGAATCTCGGCCTCGTCGCGCACGCCGCCCAGCGAGACGCGCACGAACTTGCGCCCGGTCGCGCGCGCGATCGACTTGCCAAGCGAGGTCTTACCGACGCCCGGCGGCCCGACCAGGCAGAGAATCGGCCCCTTGAGCTGGCCGACCAGAGTCTGCACCGCGAGGTACTCAAGGATGCGCTGCTTGACCTTCTCAAGGCCGTAGTGGTCTTCCTCCAGCACGCGCTCGGCTTCCTTGATGTCGAGCTTGTCGGCGGTGTACTCGAACCAGGGCAGGGCGAGGAACCAGTCGAGGTAGTTGCGCACGACGGTCGCCTCGGCCGACATCGGCGACATCATCTTGAGCTTCTTGATCTCGCGCTCGCACTTCTCGCGCGCCTCGGCCGGCATCTTCTTCTGCCGCAGCTTCTCCTCGAGCTCCTGGATCTCGTTCTTGAATTCGTCCTTTTCGCCGAGCTCCTTCTGGATCGCCCGCATCTGCTCGTTGAGGTAGTACTCCTTCTGGGTCTTCTCCATCTGCTTCTTGACCCGGGAGCGGATGCGTTTTTCGACCTCGAGGATTTCCAGCTCGGAGCGCATGTAGCCGAGGATCTTCTCCAGCCGCTCGGCCGGATTCGCGCACTCGAGCAGCGCCTGCTTGTCCTCGAGCTTTATCCCGAGATGCTCGACCAGCTTGTCGGCGAGATAGGCGGGATCGTCAACCGACGCGATCGACGTCACCATCTCGGGCGGAATCTTCTTGTTCAGCCGCACGTAGTT
This is a stretch of genomic DNA from Candidatus Binataceae bacterium. It encodes these proteins:
- a CDS encoding HU family DNA-binding protein; translated protein: MTKAELIEGLASKLNLNKAEAEKAVNILLDDIVVALKQGDRVNISGFGTFSVSTRAPRVGRNPKTGESIQISASRSAKFRAGKQLKDSLNEGMMGGGPQASAPGAPGA
- the lon gene encoding endopeptidase La, with the translated sequence MLFRNDKKDSRDPSQGEIVPLLPLRELIVFPHQVYPIFVGRQKSIKALEAAEARKQPILLVAQKDAKVSDPGPQDIYAMGTLGVVVQLLRLPDGTVKALLEGKRRARIVRYLSEDDFFQVEVEGIEETCERTAEVEALIRSVNATFDNYVRLNKKIPPEMVTSIASVDDPAYLADKLVEHLGIKLEDKQALLECANPAERLEKILGYMRSELEILEVEKRIRSRVKKQMEKTQKEYYLNEQMRAIQKELGEKDEFKNEIQELEEKLRQKKMPAEAREKCEREIKKLKMMSPMSAEATVVRNYLDWFLALPWFEYTADKLDIKEAERVLEEDHYGLEKVKQRILEYLAVQTLVGQLKGPILCLVGPPGVGKTSLGKSIARATGRKFVRVSLGGVRDEAEIRGHRRTYIGALPGKIIQCMRKAGSGNPVMLLDEVDKMSTDFRGDPSSALLEVLDPEQNCNFNDHYLDCDYDLSKVMFVTTANTLERIPRPLQDRMEIIRIPGYTEAEKLNIAKRYLVRKQREANGLKEENIEFSDQAILQIIRRYTREAGVRNLEREIASICRKVAVEVVKTDRSARVKVSASSLAKYLGPPRFRYGMAETEPQVGVATGLAWTEMGGELLNVEVTIVPGRGKLTVTGQLGEIMQESAQAAMSYVRSRAEALGLAPNFYQKIDIHIHIPEGATPKDGPSAGITLATALVSALCRVTVRNDVAMTGEITLRGRVLPIGGLKEKVLAAHRGGIKTVLIPKENAKDVEEIPQQILKNIALVQVEHMDEVLRHALVLADPEAFFKPKPTLDFGAEPESKEDLSDEDDERDTSAPSPNLS